One stretch of Miscanthus floridulus cultivar M001 chromosome 18, ASM1932011v1, whole genome shotgun sequence DNA includes these proteins:
- the LOC136522597 gene encoding pentatricopeptide repeat-containing protein At1g62260, mitochondrial-like, with protein MRRWPPRLPAAVAHRHAGAPATPEVTVAMDHGDGLVRQHNRSLVGLLRSGRFSAARRLFDALPARSVVTWNSLLAALSRRSDVRAARSFFDAMPVRDIISWNTLLAAYARSLQPDHLAAARRLFDEMPQRDAVSWSTLLSAYTRRGLMEEAQRLFDEIPHRNPASWNTMVTGFFAIGQMRKALNVFEAMPDKDSASLSAMVSGFIRNGWLHEADELLTKRLRAMDMDKAVDAFNTLIAAYGQSGRVTDARRLFSMIPKTQSQHKGHKRRVFERNVVSWNSMMMCYIRTGDVCSARTLFDEMPYKDLVSWNTMIAGYTQVSDMEEAEKLFWEVPDPDAVTWNLMIRGFTQKGDVEHARGFFDRMPERSTITWNTMISGYELNEDYDGTIKLFQRMLEVGERPDHHTFSSVLAACASLAMLCLGAQLHQLIEKSFLPDTATNNALMTMYSRCGELTSAKAIFSQMHTQKDLVSWNALIGGYEHHGSATEALRLFEEMRSAKVMPTHITFISLLSACGNAGLVSEGRVVFHTMVHEYGLAPRVEHYAALVNLIGRHGQLEDALEVIKSMPIAPDRAVWGAFLGACTAKKNEALAEVAANALSKIDPESSAPYVLMHNLHAHEGRWGSASVVREDMERLGIHKHPGYSWIDLHDKVHVFISGDTSHPLTQEIFSVLECFYRSCRDWS; from the coding sequence ATGCGAAGATGGCCGCCGCGGCTCCCGGCGGCCGTCGCTCACCGCCATGCCGGCGCCCCGGCCACACCGGAAGTAACCGTGGCAATGGACCACGGCGACGGCCTTGTCCGCCAGCACAACCGCTCTCTTGTGGGGCTCCTCCGCAGCGGCCGCTTCTCTGCCGCCCGCCGCCTTTTCGACGCGCTTCCTGCCCGCTCCGTGGTCACATGGAACTCGCTCCTCGCGGCGCTCTCGCGCCGCAGCGACGTGAGAGCTGCGCGGTCCTTCTTCGACGCCATGCCGGTGCGAGACATCATCTCTTGGAACACGCTCCTTGCTGCGTACGCTCGATCGCTGCAACCCGATCACCTCGCCGCCGCGCGCCGTCTGTTCGACGAGATGCCTCAGCGCGATGCCGTCTCGTGGAGCACACTTCTCAGCGCCTACACGCGCCGCGGGCTCATGGAGGAAGCCCAGAGGCTCTTTGATGAGATTCCACATAGGAATCCGGCTTCTTGGAATACCATGGTCACGGGGTTCTTTGCTATTGGCCAAATGAGGAAGGCACTCAATGTGTTCGAGGCAATGCCTGACAAGGACTCTGCGTCACTCTCTGCAATGGTCTCTGGTTTTATCAGGAACGGTTGGTTGCACGAGGCTGATGAGCTGCTTACAAAGCGCTTGAGGGCGATGGACATGGACAAGGCTGTTGATGCTTTCAACACCCTTATTGCTGCATATGGACAATCTGGGAGGGTAACTGATGCAAGGAGGTTATTTTCTATGATTCCAAAAACACAGAGCCAGCACAAGGGGCATAAGAGGAGGGTGTTTGAGAGGAATGTTGTGTCATGGAACTCAATGATGATGTGCTATATCAGAACTGGAGATGTTTGCTCAGCTAGGACATTGTTTGATGAGATGCCATATAAGGACTTGGTGTCATGGAACACTATGATAGCAGGGTACACTCAAGTCTCAGACATGGAGGAGGCAGAGAAGCTGTTTTGGGAAGTGCCAGACCCTGATGCAGTGACCTGGAATTTGATGATACGAGGGTTTACACAAAAAGGGGATGTGGAACATGCTCGGGGATTCTTTGATAGGATGCCAGAGCGGAGCACCATCACGTGGAATACAATGATATCGGGTTATGAGCTAAATGAGGATTATGATGGTACAATCAAGCTATTCCAAAGGATGCTAGAAGTTGGTGAGAGGCCTGATCATCACACTTTCTCTTCAGTTCTAGCAGCATGTGCGTCACTTGCCATGTTGTGCCTTGGGGCTCAGCTCCACCAACTTATTGAAAAATCATTTCTGCCAGATACGGCAACCAACAATGCACTTATGACAATGTACTCCAGATGTGGTGAACTAACCAGTGCAAAGGCCATCTTCAGCCAAATGCATACACAAAAAGATTTAGTTTCTTGGAATGCACTGATAGGAGGTTACGAGCACCATGGTAGTGCTACAGAAGCGTTGCGCCTGTTTGAGGAGATGAGGAGTGCCAAGGTTATGCCAACTCACATAACTTTTATTTCTCTCCTGAGTGCATGTGGAAATGCTGGCCTTGTCTCCGAAGGCCGGGTGGTTTTTCATACCATGGTTCATGAGTACGGCCTTGCTCCTAGGGTTGAGCACTATGCTGCGCTTGTCAATCTCATAGGGCGACATGGCCAGCTTGAGGACGCATTGGAGGTGATCAAGAGCATGCCAATTGCTCCAGACCGAGCTGTGTGGGGGGCATTCCTGGGAGCCTGCACTGCTAAAAAGAATGAAGCGCTGGCTGAGGTGGCTGCCAATGCATTATCCAAGATTGATCCAGAGAGTTCTGCTCCATATGTTTTGATGCATAACTTACATGCCCATGAGGGGAGGTGGGGAAGTGCATCTGTGGTTAGAGAAGACATGGAACGGCTAGGGATTCACAAGCATCCAGGCTACAGTTGGATTGATCTGCACGACAAGGTGCATGTCTTCATCTCAGGGGATACCTCGCATCCCCTTACCCAGGAGATTTTTTCAGTGCTAGAATGTTTTTATAGGTCATGTAGAGATTGGAGCTAG
- the LOC136520718 gene encoding ATP-dependent zinc metalloprotease FTSH 6, chloroplastic-like has product MSPATMSLTTTTRLPICRAQDVSKQAPVQKRAPPAAKATPPSSSSSDTAGFSRRRLLQFAGLGLGLGLAVRDPARARAEPAPTPEDVTSNRMSYSRFLDYLNAGAVRKVDFFENGTVAIVELDDSASASRVHRVRVQLPGLPAELVRKLRDRGVDFAAHPVEPNLGLMFLDLLLNFGFPLLFIASLIWRSVTMNNPGAGGGGPSLPFGLGRSKAKFQMEPNTGITFDDVAGVDEAKQDFQEIVQFLKSPEKFTAVGARIPKGVLLVGPPGTGKTLLAKAIAGEAGVPFFSLSGSEFIEMFVGVGASRVRDLFHKAKANAPCLVFIDEINAVGRQRGTGIGGGNDEREQTLNQLLTEMDGFSGHSGVIVIAATNRPEILDAALLRPGRFDRQVSVGLPDVRGREEILRVHSSNKKLDPDVSLSVVAMRTPGFSGADLANLMNEAAILAGRRGKDRISVKEIDDSIDRIVAGLEGTTMTDGKSKLLVAYHEIGHAICATLTPGHDAVQKVTLIPRGQVRGLTWFLPGEDPTMVSKQQIFARIVGGLGGRAAEEVIFGEAEVTTGAAGDLQQVTQVARQMVTTFGMSEIGPWALMEPAAQSGDVVLRMLARNSMSEKLAADIDSAVKHIIDQAYEVAKEHVRKNRAAIDQLVDVLMEKETLTGDEFRAILSEHVDIGKEQRETAARTEVVTA; this is encoded by the exons ATGTCGCCGGCGACCATGTCCCTGACCACGACGACCCGCCTGCCCATCTGCCGGGCGCAGGACGTGTCCAAGCAGGCGCCTGTACAGAAGCGTGCGCCTCCAGCTGCCAAGGCCACGCCTCCTTCTTCGTCGTCATCAGACACCGCCGGTTTCAGCAGGAGGAGGCTGCTGCAGTTCGCGGGGCTGGGtctcgggctcggtctcgccgTGAGAGACCCAGCGCGGGCGCGTGCCGAGCCGGCGCCGACGCCGGAGGACGTGACGTCGAACCGGATGTCCTACTCGCGGTTCCTGGACTACCTCAACGCCGGCGCGGTGCGGAAGGTGGACTTCTTCGAGAACGGCACGGTAGCCATCGTCGAGCTGGACGActcggcgtcggcgtcgaggGTGCATCGGGTGCGGGTGCAGCTCCCGGGCCTCCCCGCCGAGCTGGTGCGTAAGCTGCGGGACAGGGGCGTCGACTTCGCGGCGCACCCCGTGGAGCCCAACCTCGGGCTCATGTTCCTCGACCTCCTCCTCAATTTTGGCTTCCCGCTCCTCTTCATCGCCTCGCTGATCTGGAGGTCGGTCACCATGAACAaccccggcgccggcggcggggggCCCAGCCTCCCGTTCGGGCTCGGCAGGTCCAAGGCCAAGTTCCAGATGGAGCCCAACACCGGGATCACGTTCGACGACGTCGCCGGCGTGGACGAGGCCAAGCAGGACTTCCAGGAGATCGTGCAGTTCCTCAAGTCGCCGGAGAAGTTCACGGCGGTGGGGGCCAGGATCCCCAAGGGCGTGCTGCTGGTGGGCCCGCCGGGCACGGGGAAGACGCTGCTGGCCAAGGCCATCGCGGGGGAGGCCGGGGTGCCTTTCTTCTCGCTGTCCGGCTCCGAGTTCATCGAGATGTTCGTCGGCGTGGGCGCGTCGCGGGTGCGGGACCTCTTCCACAAGGCCAAGGCCAACGCGCCGTGCCTCGTCTTCATCGACGAGATCAACGCCGTGGGCCGCCAGCGCGGCACGGGCATCGGCGGCGGGAACGACGAGCGGGAGCAGACGCTGAACCAGCTGCTGACGGAGATGGACGGCTTCAGCGGACACAGCGGTGTCATCGTCATCGCGGCCACGAACCGGCCGGAGATCCTCGACGCCGCGCTGCTCCGCCCGGGCCGCTTCGACCGACAGGTCAGCGTCGGGCTGCCCGACGTCCGCGGGCGGGAGGAGATCCTCAGGGTGCACAGCTCCAACAAGAAGCTGGACCCCGACGTGTCGCTCAGCGTCGTGGCCATGCGCACGCCCGGGTTCAGCGGCGCCGACCTTGCCAACCTTATGAATGAGGCTGCCATCCTTGCCGGCCGCCGCGGCAAGGACCGCATCAGTGTCAAGGAGATCGACGACTCCATCGACCGCATCGTCGCCGGCCTTGAGGGCACCACCATGACCGACGGCAAGAGCAAGCTGCTTGTCGCCTACCACGAGATCGGCCACGCCATCTGCGC GACGCTGACGCCGGGGCACGACGCGGTGCAGAAGGTGACGCTGATCCCACGGGGGCAGGTGCGTGGGCTGACGTGGTTCCTGCCGGGCGAGGACCCGACGATGGTGTCCAAGCAGCAGATCTTCGCGCGCATCGTGggcgggctcggcgggcgcgccGCCGAGGAGGTGATCTTCGGGGAGGCCGAGGTGACGACGGGCGCGGCGGGCGACCTGCAGCAGGTGACGCAGGTGGCGCGGCAGATGGTGACCACGTTCGGGATGTCGGAGATCGGGCCGTGGGCGCTCATGGAGCCGGCCGCTCAGAGCGGCGACGTCGTGCTGCGGATGCTGGCCCGGAACTCCATGTCCGAGAAGCTCGCCGCGGACATCGACAGCGCCGTGAAGCACATCATCGACCAGGCGTACGAGGTCGCCAAGGAGCATGTCAGAAAAAACCGCGCGGCCATCGACCAGCTGGTGGACGTGCTCATGGAGAAGGAGACGCTCACCGGCGACGAGTTCAGGGCCATCTTGTCGGAGCACGTGGACATTGGCAAGGAGCAGAGGGAAACAGCGGCCCGGACAGAGGTGGTCACCGCTTGA